The DNA sequence GTCCGATACTACCTCCAAAAGTCAAAACTGCTAAAATAGCAGCGATAGATATTGTTTTGAGGATTCGAGTCAGCATTAAAAACTATTGTGAGATTTCTTCGGCGTCTTCGTTTGGAATAGTTTCCATGTCAGAAAGCCAATCTAGAATACTTGATTTGCGTGCAACTTTCTTTTCGCGACCGAGAATTTTGTCTGCAAAAAAATCAATTACACCTTTTGATTTATTTGTTACTACAGCGACAGCATCTTCATTTTCATCTAAAATTTCACGACCTTTCTCAGACAATTTCACTCCACGTTTTTTGATTTCTTTACGAGTAGCTTTACCTTTGTCCGGAGCGACTGTTAGCCCGAGCACAGAACCGATCGCGCCACCGATCAAAAGACCAAAGATCACTTTATCCATAGTGCTTTGTTTTTTGCCTTTATCAGGTATGTTTTCGATATTGTCCATTTTGTTTTTGTTTAGGGTGTATAAAAAATATAGAGATGTTAGTCCGGCCACAACGAAGAAAGCATTTCGCTTTAGATGACTCTTTGATTTAAAAGACTTCTTCATGGGTGACTTGAGCTAAGTGCAAGTATTATC is a window from the Candidatus Peregrinibacteria bacterium genome containing:
- a CDS encoding YtxH domain-containing protein, with amino-acid sequence MDNIENIPDKGKKQSTMDKVIFGLLIGGAIGSVLGLTVAPDKGKATRKEIKKRGVKLSEKGREILDENEDAVAVVTNKSKGVIDFFADKILGREKKVARKSSILDWLSDMETIPNEDAEEISQ